The following proteins are encoded in a genomic region of Brachypodium distachyon strain Bd21 chromosome 1, Brachypodium_distachyon_v3.0, whole genome shotgun sequence:
- the LOC104581415 gene encoding uncharacterized protein LOC104581415: MLLPMRSLYKSSIACGVQVCQAVDSEPDVQREAHACLVATTSFSVTPQDKLFFYLHSPSVERSHACSSVKGSLMAATTKFGYSPVYQFLDAGHMLDQIVRGKEILDQSFRQKDVGPKFPTETRIMERRE, encoded by the exons ATGTTGCTGCCGATGAGGTCGCTCTACAAGAGCTCGATCGCTTGCGGCGTCCAAGTTTGTCAGGCCGTGGACAGCGAGCCGGACGTGCAGAGGGAGGCCCATGCCTGTTTGGTTGCTACAACTAGCTTCTCTGTGACCCCCCAAGACAAGCTCTTCTTCTACCTTCACTCGCCATCA GTAGAACGCAGCCACGCCTGCTCCTCAGTAAAGGGTTCCTTGATGGCTGCAACGACCAAATTTGGCTACAGCCCTGTATATCAG TTCCTTGACGCGGGGCACATGTTGGACCAGATTGTACGAGGAAAGGAAATCTTGGACCAAAGTTTCCGACAGAAAGATGTTGGACCAAAGTTTCCGAcggagacaagaattatggaacggagagagtag